Within Candidatus Thermoplasmatota archaeon, the genomic segment GGTTCCCGAATGAGTCCACGTGAAGGACCCGGCCCTTGAGCTCCTTGCCTCGCGTCCTGTAGACGCCGAAGTCCATGTCCACCCATTCATCCGTGACCCTTCCGATCTCCTCGGGGTCCACACCGAGACTGATGTGGGCGGCCACTGGTGCGAAGACGTCCCTGCCGTGGAACGTCGAGGACACGCTCTTGAGCATGTATTCCGGATTCTCGATCTCGATCACCCTCTCGAGTCCCAGTTTCCGTGCGGCCGGAATGAGGAGCCCGTTGTCCGGTCCGACAAGGTAGTGGTCACCGCACTCCACGATTATGCCCTTCCTGTCGGTGCCCACCTCGGGATCGATCACAGCGACGTGAATGCCCTCGCGGAAGTAGGGAAGCGCACTGTGCAGGACGTACGCGCCCTGCTCGATGTCCTGAGGCTGGACGGTGTGGGAGACATCCAGTATTCGCGCGTCCTTGGCGATGGAAAGAATGACGCCCTTCATCGTCGCAACGTACTCTCCCGGTCCGAAGTCGGTGGTGAGGGTGATCGGCTTCATCCTCTGGGCTATGCAAGGAGCGATATTCAATCTTTCGCTGGCGTGCGCGCTGTGAGCGCCATTTCCCCATAAAGCTTAAGAAACAGCCTGCAATCTGTCATCCGTGAAAGACTTCGAGGAGAGGGTCACGGGACTCAAGGAGCAGAACGACATCGTGCTTCTCGTGCACAACTACCAGAGACCGGAGGTCCAGGACGTTGCCGACTTCCTCGGTGACTCGCTCGACCTTGCAGAGAGGGCCTCGAAGGTCTCCCAGCAGAACATAGTCTTCTGCGGCGTGGACTTCATGGCGGAGTCCGCCAAGATACTCAATCCCGGGAAGCGGGTCGTTCACCCGATCAGCCCGCCCAACCTCGTGGCCAAGTGCCCCATGGCCGGCATGGTGGACGCGGAAGGGCTCGAGTCGCTGAAGAGGGAACATCCGGACGCGGTGGTCGTCTCGTACGTCAACACGACGGCGGACGTGAAGGCCATCTCCGACGTGTGCTGCACCTCCGCCAACGCCGTCAATGTCATCTCCAGCCTTCCGGAGGAGAAGGTGATATTCGTCCCCGATACGAACCTGGGGTTGTACGTGATGAGGTTCGTGACGGACAAGGAGCTAATCCTCTGGCCAGGTTACTGCCGGACGCACGTGTGGATAACGGCGGAGGAGATCGAGAAGCTCAAGGCGCGGCACCCCGACGCCGAGGTCATCGTCCACCCGGAGTGCACGCCCGACGTCATAGACCTCGCCGACACCGTCGGTTCGACGCAGGGAATGGTGAAGCGCGTCAAGGAATCGGACGGCACGGAGTTCATCATCGGAACGGAGAAGGGGCTCGTCTACAGGCTCAAGAAGGAGAACCCGGACAAGGAGTTCTACTACGCGGAGAGGGCGGTGTGCCCGAACATGAAGGAGATCACG encodes:
- a CDS encoding S-adenosyl-l-methionine hydroxide adenosyltransferase family protein, whose translation is MKPITLTTDFGPGEYVATMKGVILSIAKDARILDVSHTVQPQDIEQGAYVLHSALPYFREGIHVAVIDPEVGTDRKGIIVECGDHYLVGPDNGLLIPAARKLGLERVIEIENPEYMLKSVSSTFHGRDVFAPVAAHISLGVDPEEIGRVTDEWVDMDFGVYRTRGKELKGRVLHVDSFGNLITNIPAEVVLGKYTFGQKTEMRIAGKRLTVPFLATYSQLDDRGVLLTISSSGFLEVAANRGSAAADLGAKRGSEIQINPVR
- the nadA gene encoding quinolinate synthase NadA — encoded protein: MKDFEERVTGLKEQNDIVLLVHNYQRPEVQDVADFLGDSLDLAERASKVSQQNIVFCGVDFMAESAKILNPGKRVVHPISPPNLVAKCPMAGMVDAEGLESLKREHPDAVVVSYVNTTADVKAISDVCCTSANAVNVISSLPEEKVIFVPDTNLGLYVMRFVTDKELILWPGYCRTHVWITAEEIEKLKARHPDAEVIVHPECTPDVIDLADTVGSTQGMVKRVKESDGTEFIIGTEKGLVYRLKKENPDKEFYYAERAVCPNMKEITPKNVLRSMETLGPEVVLDEDIIERARIPLQRMVAIGRKE